The window TCGGAAGAAGATATTATCAATGTTTATATGTCAAACAAAGCTCAGTTAGGTGGGAAGTCTCTCGCTGAAACAAGAGAAAAAATTGTGGGATTTTTAAAAAACCAACAGGAACAAGAACATAGCCGAAACAAATACCGTGAAATCATCACCAAATACCCTGTTGATTTTTTGATCAAAGAACCAGAAGCGATTCGAGTCACTGTTGATGAAAAAAATAACCCAAGCATTGGACCAAAAGATGCCAAAGTCACTGTGATTGAATTTTCTGATTTCGAGTGCCCTTTCTGCAAACGAAGCCAAGATGTAAATAACCAACTCCGAGAAAAATACAAAGGCCAAATCCGTTGGGTTTTCCGTGACTTTCCACTACCTTTCCACCAAGATGCGATGTATGCACATATGGCTGCCAATTGTTCTATTGAAGAAGGTAAGTATTGGGATGTGTTCAATGTTTTATTTGAGAACAGTGGAAACCTAAGTAAATCCAAAGTGGATGAATTTGTTCTCAAAACAGGACTTTCTAAAGAGAAATACCAATCTTGTATGAAAGACCAATCGAAATTAAAGAGCGAAATCGAAGCCGATATCCAAGATGGTCAAAAGGTCGGAGTGAGT of the Leptospira biflexa serovar Patoc strain 'Patoc 1 (Paris)' genome contains:
- a CDS encoding DsbA family protein produces the protein MENNFKSWMAQPISKIFIGTNLVFALLFFVSVPSFVKEYITQDAVSIGGKKYDLSDVKNSSPIAYSKFQSEYKSLLKNTFGEFAQDKLFELVAKDRNIKPSEVLNEGLILREPSEEDIINVYMSNKAQLGGKSLAETREKIVGFLKNQQEQEHSRNKYREIITKYPVDFLIKEPEAIRVTVDEKNNPSIGPKDAKVTVIEFSDFECPFCKRSQDVNNQLREKYKGQIRWVFRDFPLPFHQDAMYAHMAANCSIEEGKYWDVFNVLFENSGNLSKSKVDEFVLKTGLSKEKYQSCMKDQSKLKSEIEADIQDGQKVGVSGTPAFFINGIFVSGALPFENFDEIIQKELKQ